The Imtechella halotolerans DNA window TATTATTCCGTGCATTAGCACGATAACTCCACCATGAATAATTGTGAGGTTCAGGATTAAAGTAGCGGAAACTATCTATAAAACCACTTTTAATAAACCCATCTATCCATGTTCTTTCAACAGGTAAAAATCCTGAAACATTTGCATTCCGAATTGGATCGTGGATGTCTATTGCTTGATGACATATATTATAATCCCCTCCAATTACCAAATTAGGACACGTCTTCCTCAATGAATCAATATAGACCTGAAAATCAGCCATATATTTCAATTTATGATCCAATCGATCAATATTAGTTCCGGAAGGAAGATAAAGACTCATCACAGAAACCCCATCAAAATCAACACGTAAGTTCCTGCCTTCAGCATCCATATAATCTATCCCTGTACCATATGTTACTGCATTAGGTTCAATTTTCGAAAGAATAGCAACACCGCTATATCCCTTTTTTTCGGCTGAAAACCAATAATGATAATGATATCCCAATTCCTCAAAAACCGCAGTATCTAATTGCTCCTTTGTTGCTTTAATTTCCTGCAACAAAAGAACATCTGGAGAGGCACTTTTCAACCAATCTAACAATCCTTTATTGATAGCAGCTCGAATACCGTTTACATTATAAGAGATAATATTCATAATGAATTTTGATTTTCCG harbors:
- a CDS encoding exodeoxyribonuclease III; amino-acid sequence: MNIISYNVNGIRAAINKGLLDWLKSASPDVLLLQEIKATKEQLDTAVFEELGYHYHYWFSAEKKGYSGVAILSKIEPNAVTYGTGIDYMDAEGRNLRVDFDGVSVMSLYLPSGTNIDRLDHKLKYMADFQVYIDSLRKTCPNLVIGGDYNICHQAIDIHDPIRNANVSGFLPVERTWIDGFIKSGFIDSFRYFNPEPHNYSWWSYRANARNNNKGWRIDYNMVSIPLQEKLKRAVILPDAKHSDHCPVLVELDLHAGF